Proteins encoded by one window of Geobacter sp. DSM 9736:
- a CDS encoding glycosyltransferase produces the protein MLSNSPVSPMDIAAFASARAKDVPSIVYQHGIFLGNPDYLYAETQFPDYWLNYGPGETQFAEQHGCIGENVTAQPVMVGCIDYDRLVQRYALDNKEKSTDSCTILYPLATLHGDYRPLRNQNQADISYWRTIKETIQLCCSFPFVTLVVKTFPHEHVLNPVALWVKEQGITNCVVIDQPWFAELAPIADVIITDIVSSPMIQATATRKHLITYANPDHFPQAFPAEALRLLSKRASVAYTKDDFFQKIKETLVEKTWLSTPPNNNEFLMGHGTYLNDGRSSERAATFISELIHSPAIGTGETYSCEEWLTDTQRLSYSDYWNDENIEKSKEWWILDGNFEKMEEYLHSTGLPALLEEAVKAAKASFGKEITGIGCDLGAGNLWAEPFLFRHGQPDKVYCIEYSRHRLFKLGPAVLSHYGISPAKTSLVLGDFHQLHFSDASLDFLFLSQAFHHSDKPELLLSEMRRVLKPDGFILLIGEHYPPDESAIQPFPVDSVTGDHYYTLKQYSEMFSAAGFEGCNVRIRNSEFQAFVLVPARKLAQNATEKITILQPNEAACPLPGNPSRWAYLGTNARFALELEAGCLKDIPRIQTGLELQRSAERVRQPFIKWLDDLNSERGGSVAWWASQTSSKKPYSQLFPSLCFLDLAIRLRQMCQDEHLLLVVENVGLRRQLEKLWGGSSSAAPWDTAAGRMAIQAHAQAVHTQHYRHKVAELESAAALPPSASSPVEIAILTYVDDGVLDETGNLRDRYFGVLPQWLRAQGQDVAWIPFIYQWTMTPWEEAVRRVRSCPDPVIFMHDYLTPDDVARSITTAETDLVPCWDATSQSCAGLRVEELLKEEEVRAWSGTDVPSHLLFVPFLRRLKEKNPDITTFIYPFENQPWEKVFCLAVRQFFPRARLIGYQHTMVQNMWLPYFPEATEWTAGLLPDQVACAGEASRQIFKNNGFPEKMLKIGGALRYAGLLGNLEKKVTKISVGNRILATLPIGENDSAALLHQLVVAFANNAAVSVRLKPHPTLLPPERIHTLLPGSSSLPDNFEVVTGTADEALADADLLVYSNTTTAHDALGRGLPLIHVIPQTVISLDSWSSLIDLPGFRSVATPEELAAAANEVLNLSTTDRDKHARMAREAVARSFSKITDECLSTFLPDTPPTISVIIPCYNYGRYLGDAVSSVLNQTYQNFEIIIVNDGSPDDTKEVAEKLIADNPGHRITLLNQENSGQPAISRNNGIRVAKGEYILCLDADDIIAPTMLEEYLNLLKEHPEISIAYADYETFGATESNICHLQEYNLNDLLTTNHMIYCALYPRKVWEEVGGYKTNVRGYEDWDFWIACGEKGYYAKRIAKPLLSYRIHSGGLYNNALDRHQELMANIILNHPSLYDHKSCSWAGEFVKSKRDENTTSTAACAVNQKPLSPEDGICRNYPRNVHFLLNDKCNAKCVFCGGDYYRSKSGKAITLEKFKKMANNLHLENFATICLAGAGDPLLNPDFMPIVRYTNQNYPNVGITVTTNGIALTPELSAEIMSSGIFLVNVSINAATRATYHRLMQVDQFERVCANAAAFTAQREKSGARAALQLSCAISRINIEELPELVELANSLGVRHINLMYCRFYPKSLRHLNIESNEYLLKDEESLFFHQELSDRKVLEAKELAERYGISITHEPLFREKGTPRPCTWTTTELMVGFDGEVFPCGGGELHFKKKVRDGVYHFGNALEEPLETFWNNDFYRRLRISSKRADECSIEECRFCANLMQHDDVRSHIMEWKEFDAESTDRRPNTAPPLVSVIVPTYNRPHLLPEALRSILDQKYSNIEIIVVNDAGEDVERLVSSISPDIVYLRHDRNKGLAAARNTGIRHARGKYIAYLDDDDLFYPDHVGTLVEFLERNNSQVAYTDSQRSYQILRDGRYEVVKREPAYGKDFDYDEIMVDNFIPILCVIHEKSCIGVAGYFDESLCRHEDWDLLIRLSRNFRLDHIPKITCEFSYRIDGSGMTPGTFPLFQVTRSAIHAKYDSLLSPELRRRQRIATWHFMTAVHSFIEERVKPLLPLFLQGRDAEGEQQLAKLETTGATKTQLRSALAFLLGMEAIRKNDIEEAAQQWETAAAIDPMNPTAARHLAVLYEKLGRQAEAILVYERILSHDDIDINSLLSIADLYRKEGRTSEAIMSYRKVLELDPDNAGASAALDELPGRFSATGTMCNDSPDKPLVSIIIPLYNKVEYTKQCLQALSLNTDPHPPYELIIVDNASSDGTAEYLRTLSGDVTIVANVKNLGFAKACNQGGRLAQGRYVVFLNNDTIPHPGWLDALVRGVEQDGADIVGAKLLYPNGRVQHAGVAFNEQSIGYHIFNGFPANTPAVSRKRFMQCITGACMLMRRELFSELGGFDEGYVNGFEDVDLCLRAGQRGRRILYTPESILIHFEETSEGRKDHDQPNIRRFLSRWQGKVRCDDMDIYQREGFGCEKMPDGRIRLFPTQQVQPAIKQYSADQPIVSGNPSLGSPATQHEKQSALALKEKGQIQEALESLLNISKSGDTSVLADIGDCLAALGHNNEAAAAYAEACSVDPSNVQAYVGLGVIGILGESLSEAEDAFLTALKYESRSVKATCGLGLVRTAQGCREEAFDLFIKVLDIDPENLTSLHELVKLAYSLGRFDQVAQSLERYLLYHPGDTDMLFSLAGLYYKDGNREKAGEAIERILILCPDYEGAEEFRAKLHDHPIPPVHEVAGATADDKRKRSPKTRAEDPLKLKDAGRFEEALVAFTMARTEGDLSVLTDMGDCCANLSRFEDAAQLYKQALQVNRKDIRPLVGLGVTSLVQQKLTNAVTWFNKALRIDPDNVSALSGLGMVRNMQNKSAEAIEYFKRALNADAENLTSLHELIKAVYATEKYHEALPYLEHYLKYHPADLDLLYALAGLQFKAGRHLEAMNHIEKVLMLSPQYEGGQELWEKIREAA, from the coding sequence TTGCTTAGCAACAGCCCCGTCAGCCCGATGGATATTGCAGCCTTTGCTTCCGCACGGGCTAAAGATGTCCCTAGTATCGTGTACCAGCATGGCATCTTTCTCGGAAACCCGGACTACCTCTACGCGGAGACGCAGTTTCCTGACTACTGGCTGAACTACGGTCCAGGAGAAACCCAATTTGCTGAACAGCATGGCTGTATCGGAGAAAATGTAACTGCCCAGCCTGTTATGGTTGGGTGTATCGACTATGACAGACTCGTACAAAGGTATGCTCTCGACAACAAAGAAAAAAGCACGGACAGCTGCACGATCCTGTACCCCCTCGCAACTCTGCACGGTGACTATCGACCGCTGAGAAACCAGAACCAGGCAGACATAAGCTATTGGCGCACCATCAAGGAAACCATTCAGCTATGCTGCAGCTTTCCCTTTGTCACCTTGGTGGTAAAAACTTTTCCGCATGAACATGTACTGAATCCGGTCGCGTTGTGGGTGAAGGAACAGGGTATTACAAATTGTGTGGTAATTGATCAGCCTTGGTTCGCAGAGCTGGCACCTATTGCAGACGTCATCATTACCGACATCGTCTCCTCACCCATGATTCAGGCTACCGCAACACGAAAGCACCTAATAACATATGCCAACCCAGACCATTTTCCCCAAGCATTCCCGGCAGAAGCACTAAGGTTGCTGAGTAAGCGGGCTAGTGTCGCCTACACTAAAGACGATTTTTTTCAGAAAATAAAGGAGACACTGGTAGAGAAGACGTGGCTCTCGACGCCTCCTAACAACAATGAATTCCTCATGGGGCACGGAACATACCTCAACGATGGCCGATCTTCCGAACGTGCGGCAACTTTCATTTCTGAGCTGATACATTCTCCGGCCATTGGAACTGGGGAAACGTACTCGTGTGAAGAATGGCTGACCGACACCCAGAGGCTTTCCTACTCCGATTACTGGAACGATGAAAATATTGAGAAAAGCAAAGAGTGGTGGATTCTTGACGGCAACTTCGAAAAAATGGAGGAGTACCTTCATAGCACCGGGTTGCCAGCTTTGCTGGAAGAAGCGGTCAAAGCAGCAAAGGCTTCTTTCGGAAAGGAGATAACCGGAATCGGCTGTGACCTCGGTGCAGGCAACCTGTGGGCAGAACCCTTTCTATTCAGGCATGGGCAACCGGATAAGGTGTACTGCATCGAGTACTCACGCCACCGATTATTCAAACTCGGACCCGCAGTTCTCTCTCATTACGGCATATCACCGGCAAAGACATCACTTGTCCTGGGCGACTTCCACCAGCTCCATTTTTCTGATGCATCACTCGATTTCCTGTTCCTTTCCCAGGCGTTCCACCATTCTGACAAACCCGAATTGCTCCTCAGCGAGATGCGCCGCGTTCTGAAGCCGGACGGTTTCATCCTGCTCATCGGTGAACACTACCCGCCCGACGAATCCGCAATACAACCATTTCCGGTGGATTCAGTCACCGGTGACCACTACTATACTCTAAAGCAATATTCGGAGATGTTTTCCGCCGCAGGATTCGAGGGATGCAATGTAAGAATCAGAAACTCCGAATTTCAGGCGTTTGTTCTAGTTCCTGCACGCAAACTAGCTCAAAATGCCACAGAGAAGATCACCATTCTTCAGCCTAACGAAGCGGCATGCCCTCTTCCAGGCAACCCGTCGCGCTGGGCCTACCTTGGCACAAACGCACGCTTTGCACTCGAGCTAGAAGCAGGTTGCCTGAAGGATATCCCCCGTATCCAGACGGGCTTAGAGCTCCAGCGATCGGCCGAGCGCGTCAGGCAACCGTTTATCAAATGGCTGGATGATTTAAACAGTGAACGGGGAGGCTCCGTGGCGTGGTGGGCCTCCCAGACATCGTCTAAAAAACCCTACAGTCAGCTATTCCCTTCCCTCTGCTTTCTAGATCTGGCCATTAGGCTCCGGCAGATGTGTCAGGACGAACATCTCCTCCTCGTAGTAGAAAACGTCGGCCTGCGGCGGCAGCTGGAAAAGTTGTGGGGCGGCTCATCCTCGGCAGCTCCATGGGACACCGCTGCAGGGCGAATGGCAATCCAAGCGCATGCACAAGCGGTACACACGCAGCATTACCGCCACAAAGTGGCAGAACTGGAATCTGCAGCCGCGCTACCACCATCAGCCTCTTCACCGGTCGAAATTGCAATTCTCACGTATGTAGATGATGGCGTTCTGGACGAAACCGGCAACCTCCGCGACCGCTACTTTGGTGTACTCCCGCAGTGGCTCAGAGCACAGGGGCAAGATGTAGCCTGGATACCATTCATCTACCAGTGGACAATGACTCCCTGGGAAGAGGCTGTTCGCAGGGTGCGTTCGTGCCCAGACCCTGTCATTTTCATGCATGACTACCTGACACCCGATGATGTAGCCCGAAGCATAACAACGGCAGAGACAGACCTCGTTCCCTGTTGGGACGCTACGTCTCAATCCTGTGCAGGCCTCAGGGTAGAAGAGCTGCTGAAGGAAGAAGAAGTAAGGGCCTGGAGCGGAACCGACGTCCCGTCTCACCTGCTCTTCGTGCCGTTTCTGCGCCGGTTAAAGGAGAAAAACCCGGACATCACCACCTTTATCTACCCTTTTGAAAATCAACCTTGGGAAAAGGTGTTTTGTCTCGCCGTGCGGCAGTTCTTCCCGAGGGCTCGGCTCATCGGCTACCAGCATACGATGGTCCAGAACATGTGGCTACCCTACTTCCCGGAAGCTACAGAATGGACGGCAGGTCTTCTGCCTGACCAGGTGGCATGTGCAGGGGAAGCATCTCGGCAGATTTTCAAAAACAACGGGTTTCCCGAGAAGATGCTGAAAATTGGAGGTGCTCTCCGTTATGCCGGACTTCTAGGCAACTTAGAGAAAAAAGTCACGAAGATTTCAGTTGGAAACCGGATTCTGGCGACCCTACCAATCGGAGAAAATGATTCTGCTGCACTTCTTCACCAGCTCGTCGTAGCATTCGCCAATAATGCGGCAGTTTCGGTCAGGCTCAAGCCACATCCCACCCTCCTGCCACCGGAGCGTATCCACACACTGCTGCCTGGATCTTCATCATTGCCGGATAATTTTGAGGTAGTGACCGGTACGGCGGACGAAGCTCTTGCAGATGCTGATCTGCTCGTTTATTCCAATACCACTACTGCACATGATGCCTTGGGACGCGGTCTCCCACTGATTCACGTCATACCTCAAACCGTCATCTCCCTGGATTCCTGGTCATCACTCATCGACTTGCCCGGTTTCCGCTCCGTCGCAACACCAGAAGAACTGGCAGCTGCTGCTAATGAAGTTCTAAATCTTTCCACCACTGATCGAGATAAACATGCCCGGATGGCCAGAGAAGCGGTCGCTCGTTCATTTTCTAAGATTACGGATGAATGTCTTAGTACGTTCCTTCCCGACACCCCGCCCACCATCTCCGTCATCATCCCCTGCTACAACTACGGCAGATATCTCGGTGACGCAGTCTCCAGCGTCCTAAACCAGACATACCAGAACTTCGAGATCATTATCGTAAATGACGGCAGTCCGGATGATACGAAAGAGGTGGCTGAGAAACTGATCGCTGATAATCCCGGCCATCGGATCACACTGCTGAATCAGGAAAATTCCGGCCAGCCGGCAATCTCGCGTAACAACGGAATCAGGGTCGCAAAGGGTGAATACATCCTCTGCCTTGACGCCGACGACATCATTGCGCCAACCATGCTGGAGGAGTATCTCAATCTGCTGAAGGAGCACCCGGAAATATCTATCGCATACGCGGACTACGAGACATTCGGAGCAACTGAATCAAACATCTGCCACCTGCAGGAATACAACCTGAATGACCTTCTGACGACCAACCACATGATTTATTGTGCTCTTTACCCCCGCAAGGTGTGGGAAGAGGTCGGGGGGTACAAGACCAATGTCAGAGGCTACGAGGACTGGGACTTCTGGATTGCATGCGGTGAGAAGGGCTACTACGCGAAACGGATTGCAAAACCGCTGCTTAGTTACCGCATACACAGTGGAGGGTTGTACAACAACGCTCTGGACCGGCACCAGGAGCTTATGGCCAACATCATCCTCAACCATCCGAGCCTGTACGATCATAAGAGCTGCTCATGGGCCGGCGAGTTTGTGAAGTCAAAAAGAGATGAAAACACAACCTCTACGGCAGCATGTGCCGTCAATCAGAAACCGCTTTCACCCGAAGACGGGATCTGCAGAAACTACCCGCGCAACGTACACTTCCTGCTCAACGACAAGTGCAACGCCAAGTGCGTGTTCTGCGGAGGGGACTACTACCGGAGCAAAAGCGGCAAGGCGATCACTCTTGAAAAGTTCAAGAAGATGGCCAACAACCTGCACCTCGAAAATTTCGCCACCATATGCCTTGCAGGTGCCGGCGACCCCCTTCTGAACCCCGACTTCATGCCTATCGTCCGCTATACAAATCAAAATTATCCGAACGTTGGCATAACGGTCACTACCAACGGCATCGCACTTACGCCGGAACTTTCGGCGGAGATCATGTCGTCTGGCATTTTCCTGGTAAATGTCTCGATCAATGCGGCTACGCGTGCAACCTACCATCGGCTCATGCAGGTGGATCAGTTCGAACGCGTCTGCGCAAATGCCGCCGCTTTTACCGCGCAACGAGAAAAGAGCGGAGCTAGAGCTGCCCTGCAGCTGTCCTGCGCCATCAGCCGGATCAATATCGAGGAGTTGCCGGAGCTTGTAGAACTGGCAAATTCACTTGGCGTCAGACACATCAATCTCATGTACTGCCGGTTTTATCCCAAATCGCTACGTCACCTCAATATCGAGTCTAACGAATACCTGCTCAAAGATGAAGAATCGCTCTTTTTCCACCAGGAACTCTCGGACCGAAAGGTTCTCGAAGCAAAGGAACTTGCGGAACGGTACGGCATCTCCATCACTCACGAGCCGCTTTTCAGAGAAAAGGGGACGCCAAGACCGTGTACATGGACGACTACAGAACTGATGGTTGGCTTCGACGGAGAAGTCTTCCCGTGCGGAGGAGGCGAGCTTCACTTCAAGAAAAAAGTTAGAGATGGAGTTTACCACTTCGGGAATGCTCTTGAAGAACCTCTCGAAACCTTTTGGAACAACGATTTCTATCGAAGACTTCGCATCTCCAGCAAGAGAGCAGACGAGTGCTCGATCGAAGAATGCCGCTTCTGCGCAAACCTGATGCAGCACGACGACGTCCGCTCGCATATCATGGAGTGGAAGGAGTTCGATGCTGAGAGCACCGACCGACGACCGAACACCGCCCCCCCCCTGGTCTCTGTAATCGTTCCGACCTACAACAGACCACACCTGCTCCCTGAAGCTCTGCGAAGCATCCTGGACCAGAAGTATTCGAACATTGAGATTATTGTTGTAAATGACGCCGGAGAGGATGTCGAACGGCTCGTGAGTTCAATAAGCCCAGACATCGTCTATCTGCGTCATGACAGGAATAAAGGTTTGGCCGCAGCTCGCAACACGGGTATCCGGCACGCGCGCGGAAAGTACATCGCATACCTTGACGACGACGACCTCTTCTATCCGGACCATGTCGGAACACTCGTGGAATTTCTGGAGAGAAACAACTCCCAGGTAGCGTATACCGACTCCCAACGCTCTTACCAAATTCTTAGGGATGGTCGGTACGAAGTGGTCAAAAGAGAGCCTGCCTATGGCAAAGACTTCGACTACGACGAAATTATGGTCGACAACTTCATCCCAATCCTATGCGTGATACATGAAAAGTCTTGCATCGGTGTCGCAGGCTACTTCGACGAAAGCCTATGTAGACATGAGGACTGGGATCTCCTGATAAGGCTGTCCCGAAACTTCCGCTTGGATCACATCCCGAAAATAACCTGTGAGTTTTCATACCGCATCGACGGCAGCGGAATGACTCCGGGGACATTTCCGCTGTTCCAAGTCACAAGAAGTGCAATACATGCAAAGTACGACAGCCTTCTGTCTCCGGAACTTCGCAGACGGCAGCGCATCGCGACTTGGCATTTCATGACCGCAGTGCATTCCTTCATAGAAGAACGGGTAAAGCCGCTTCTGCCGCTTTTTCTGCAGGGCAGGGATGCCGAAGGAGAGCAGCAGCTTGCCAAGCTGGAGACAACCGGCGCCACAAAGACACAGCTTCGCTCGGCTCTGGCATTCCTGTTAGGCATGGAAGCCATCCGCAAGAATGATATCGAGGAGGCCGCCCAGCAGTGGGAAACCGCAGCAGCGATCGATCCGATGAATCCAACAGCTGCACGGCATCTGGCCGTGCTTTATGAAAAACTCGGGCGGCAGGCAGAGGCAATTCTTGTATACGAGCGTATCCTCTCCCACGACGATATCGACATAAACTCTCTTCTTTCTATTGCTGATCTCTACAGAAAGGAGGGAAGAACTAGTGAGGCTATAATGTCCTATCGAAAAGTTCTCGAACTGGATCCAGATAACGCTGGAGCTTCGGCGGCATTAGATGAGTTGCCAGGAAGATTTTCCGCCACAGGTACTATGTGTAATGACTCGCCGGACAAACCTCTAGTTTCCATCATCATTCCTCTCTACAACAAGGTGGAGTATACGAAGCAGTGCCTGCAAGCTCTGTCCCTTAACACTGATCCGCACCCCCCATATGAATTGATTATTGTTGATAATGCTTCCTCGGATGGGACTGCTGAATACCTTAGAACACTCTCCGGAGACGTGACAATAGTCGCCAACGTCAAGAACCTCGGTTTTGCGAAGGCTTGCAATCAGGGGGGACGGCTGGCGCAGGGACGCTACGTCGTCTTCCTGAACAATGATACGATTCCACACCCCGGATGGCTTGACGCTCTCGTCCGTGGTGTTGAGCAGGATGGAGCCGATATTGTCGGCGCAAAACTGCTTTACCCAAATGGACGCGTTCAGCATGCAGGGGTAGCCTTCAACGAACAGTCGATCGGCTACCACATCTTTAACGGGTTCCCCGCTAATACTCCGGCGGTCAGTCGGAAACGCTTCATGCAATGCATCACCGGCGCCTGCATGCTTATGCGTCGTGAGCTCTTCTCTGAACTTGGCGGCTTCGATGAGGGGTATGTGAATGGCTTCGAAGATGTTGACCTCTGCCTGCGGGCCGGACAGCGCGGCCGCCGCATCCTATACACCCCAGAGAGCATCCTAATTCATTTCGAGGAAACCAGTGAGGGACGTAAAGACCATGATCAGCCGAATATCAGGCGTTTCCTCAGTCGATGGCAAGGCAAGGTCCGCTGCGACGATATGGATATCTACCAAAGAGAAGGCTTTGGCTGTGAAAAGATGCCGGACGGCCGTATCCGCCTTTTCCCGACTCAACAGGTACAACCTGCAATTAAACAATATTCTGCCGATCAGCCAATAGTTTCTGGTAATCCTTCATTAGGCTCCCCGGCAACGCAACACGAGAAGCAGTCCGCGCTTGCATTAAAGGAAAAGGGACAAATCCAGGAGGCCCTCGAGTCACTTCTGAACATATCCAAAAGTGGGGACACTTCCGTGCTTGCAGACATAGGAGACTGTCTGGCAGCTCTCGGACATAATAACGAAGCAGCAGCGGCGTACGCGGAGGCATGTTCCGTTGACCCTTCTAATGTTCAGGCTTATGTGGGATTGGGAGTAATCGGAATTCTGGGTGAGAGCCTTTCGGAAGCCGAGGATGCTTTTCTGACTGCACTAAAATATGAATCGCGTTCCGTAAAAGCGACGTGCGGACTTGGCCTGGTTCGCACAGCGCAGGGATGCAGGGAGGAGGCTTTCGACCTTTTCATAAAAGTCCTCGATATCGACCCTGAAAATCTTACATCTCTGCACGAACTGGTCAAACTTGCGTATTCCCTAGGGCGTTTTGACCAAGTTGCGCAGTCTCTTGAGCGATATCTTCTATACCATCCAGGTGATACCGACATGCTCTTCTCTTTGGCTGGACTGTACTACAAAGACGGAAATAGAGAAAAAGCCGGCGAGGCAATCGAGCGAATTCTCATCCTCTGCCCTGACTACGAGGGAGCTGAGGAATTTCGCGCAAAGCTTCATGACCATCCGATACCGCCTGTCCATGAGGTAGCAGGGGCAACGGCTGATGACAAACGCAAAAGAAGTCCCAAGACTAGGGCTGAGGATCCGTTGAAGCTGAAAGATGCCGGGAGGTTTGAAGAAGCACTCGTAGCTTTCACTATGGCGCGAACTGAAGGCGACCTTTCAGTACTTACGGATATGGGTGACTGCTGTGCAAACCTTTCCAGATTCGAGGACGCCGCTCAACTCTACAAGCAAGCTCTTCAGGTGAACCGGAAGGACATCCGGCCGCTAGTAGGGCTGGGAGTAACAAGCTTGGTGCAGCAAAAATTAACTAACGCAGTAACATGGTTCAATAAAGCACTTAGAATAGACCCTGACAATGTCAGCGCCCTTTCCGGTTTAGGAATGGTGCGTAATATGCAGAACAAGTCGGCAGAGGCGATTGAGTACTTCAAACGTGCTTTAAACGCGGATGCCGAGAATCTAACCAGCCTTCATGAACTTATCAAAGCAGTTTATGCGACTGAAAAGTACCATGAAGCTCTGCCATATCTTGAACACTACCTTAAGTATCATCCTGCCGACCTCGACCTGCTTTATGCACTAGCGGGACTTCAGTTCAAGGCTGGACGACATTTAGAGGCCATGAACCATATCGAGAAAGTGCTAATGCTCTCCCCTCAGTACGAAGGCGGGCAGGAGCTCTGGGAAAAAATCAGGGAGGCGGCATAG
- a CDS encoding glycosyltransferase: MAKKVIATSPSPDIIVEPARNGEVTAKVQDIYLHSSYNPSREADEWVRQHCCKSLPNTPITVIGFGLGHHLQVLARQGQKGCVIEPNSAIIRAAFENTDLSETIGKFSLLDGSKDVICRRYHQLLKERVAVHPGSARVNEALARLGKHAEGLKVAAKGGLRILLVNPIYGGSLPIAHHCGHALRSLGHHVIPFDSEQLAAGMEFAKGFRYNQSRRAFNTGLAQLLSQAVEIRAREVRPDMILALAQAPLMPETMLRLDAHGIPTAFWFVEDYRVLPYWKESAPAASWFFGIQKENIASELSKLGVARYSYLPTCAAPEVHRPLVLKKHERDEFGSDVSFVGAGYFNRQIFFKGLTDYNFKIWGSDWPLISPLTPWIQRRGERIDTETCVRIFNSSPINLNLHSSTTCDGVNPDGDFVNPRTFEIAACGAFQLVDRRSLLPELFEENEIEVFSSLVEARDKIDRYLRNANARREVAERGQLRVIAEHTYERRMEELVATMVAEFPNVADRVLTRIQRREEIEADLDRHPGLPELLAKLPDKRWFALGNVLGGIVTGEGKLSRAEKIFLMLQNVEITWDKIPE; this comes from the coding sequence TTGGCAAAAAAAGTTATAGCGACTTCCCCATCTCCGGACATCATCGTGGAACCGGCTAGGAATGGGGAGGTAACAGCGAAGGTCCAAGACATATACCTTCACTCTTCATACAACCCGTCTCGCGAGGCTGACGAATGGGTTCGGCAGCACTGCTGCAAATCCTTGCCCAATACCCCCATTACCGTCATCGGCTTCGGCCTTGGCCATCACCTGCAGGTATTGGCGCGGCAGGGACAAAAAGGCTGCGTTATAGAGCCGAATTCTGCAATCATCAGAGCGGCGTTCGAAAACACTGACCTAAGCGAGACGATCGGCAAGTTTAGTCTACTGGATGGATCCAAAGATGTAATCTGTCGCCGCTATCATCAGCTCCTGAAAGAAAGAGTAGCTGTTCACCCCGGCTCCGCTCGAGTTAATGAGGCTCTCGCGCGCCTTGGCAAGCATGCCGAAGGTCTGAAAGTAGCAGCGAAAGGTGGCTTACGTATACTGTTGGTGAATCCAATCTACGGGGGTTCCCTCCCGATTGCCCACCACTGCGGGCATGCCCTTCGCAGCCTCGGGCACCACGTCATTCCATTCGACAGCGAACAGCTTGCTGCGGGAATGGAATTCGCCAAAGGGTTCCGCTACAACCAGAGCCGCCGTGCATTTAACACAGGCCTTGCGCAGCTCCTCTCGCAGGCTGTGGAAATACGGGCACGCGAGGTGCGCCCTGACATGATCCTTGCGCTCGCCCAGGCACCTCTGATGCCGGAAACGATGCTTCGGCTCGATGCCCATGGCATCCCCACTGCCTTCTGGTTTGTTGAGGACTACAGGGTTCTGCCTTACTGGAAAGAATCGGCTCCAGCGGCGTCTTGGTTCTTTGGGATCCAGAAAGAAAATATCGCCTCAGAATTATCCAAACTCGGTGTCGCACGTTACTCCTATCTCCCCACATGCGCTGCACCGGAAGTACACCGCCCTCTCGTATTGAAAAAACATGAGCGGGACGAATTCGGAAGCGATGTCTCTTTCGTCGGCGCCGGATACTTCAACCGGCAGATATTTTTCAAAGGATTGACCGATTACAACTTCAAGATATGGGGAAGCGACTGGCCGCTCATCTCGCCACTTACCCCCTGGATCCAGCGGCGTGGGGAAAGGATTGATACAGAAACGTGCGTCAGAATTTTCAACTCCTCCCCAATCAACCTGAATCTTCACTCATCGACAACCTGCGATGGGGTTAATCCTGACGGGGACTTCGTCAATCCCCGCACGTTCGAAATCGCTGCCTGTGGGGCGTTCCAGCTCGTTGATCGGCGCAGCCTTCTTCCCGAGCTTTTCGAGGAAAACGAGATTGAAGTTTTTTCGAGCCTCGTTGAAGCCAGGGACAAGATCGACCGGTACCTCCGCAATGCAAACGCACGGCGAGAAGTCGCAGAAAGGGGACAATTACGGGTTATCGCTGAACATACCTATGAACGTAGAATGGAAGAACTAGTCGCCACCATGGTTGCCGAATTCCCTAATGTTGCGGATCGCGTACTAACACGAATTCAGCGGCGCGAGGAGATTGAGGCGGACCTTGATCGTCATCCGGGACTGCCAGAACTCCTGGCGAAACTTCCGGACAAGCGCTGGTTCGCGTTGGGAAACGTACTGGGCGGAATCGTCACCGGCGAAGGCAAGCTTTCGCGTGCAGAGAAGATATTCCTCATGCTCCAGAATGTTGAAATCACATGGGATAAGATACCAGAATGA